Below is a genomic region from Hallerella porci.
GTCACGCTTTCTTAATCAATTCTATTGACTAGAGCATCACTCAAGCACATCTCCAAATCCTTCAATAAGCCAGTCCGAATCTCGTTCGGAGTGTTACTCAACTTCTCGTTGAGTGGCGCCAATTATAGAAATCTAAATCCGTTTGGCAAGGGCTGTTTTCAATTTTTTTTCCTTTTTACGCTTATTTTTTGCTTGTAACGGCTATTTCCGATGTATTTGCGTGGTGTTTTCCGATTTTTCGCCGGTTGTTCACAAGTTGTACACCTTGCCCATGGCAGAGTTTGAGAACTTAGAGCTTAGAACTTTGATCTTAGAAAATTCTAAGCTCTAAAATCTAAGTTCTAAGATCTTGCATTACCGCGCGAAGCGCTAGTTTCAATGCACTATTAGCCAATGCACAATTGAGAATTAGGCGCGCCTTTGGTGCGCTTGTTATAAACTGCAGCGAAGCTGCCTAACTTTATAATTGTTAATTGTTAATTATCCATTATAAATTGAATCCAAGCGGGCTTTCTCTTTTGCGAACGCAAAAGGGAATCTCATTTCTAATTATAAAAGACTTTCTGCGGAATAGTTTTGCGGCTTCGCTGCGGTTTAAATGCGAAAGTTCAAAACTCTTTTACAACGCGAGAAACGCGGCTTTGAGTTCGCGGGCAGCGGCTTCCGGGTCCGACGATTTCTGAATAGCCGAAACGGCGCAAATGCCTGCGATTCCTGTTCCGCGAAGGACGCCGATGTTCTCCTTGTTGAGGCCGCCGATAGCGTTCACGGGAATGGGAACTGCCTTCACAATTTCTTTGAGCGTTTCGACGCTCGTAAGAATTGTCACCACCTTAGTCGTCGTCGGATAAATTGCCCCCACGCCGAGATAATCCGCACCCTGCTTGTACGCTTCAAGCGCCTGCGGCACCGTCTTTGTGGTTGCGCCCACAATTTTATTCGGACCCATGAGTTTTCTCGCCATCGCGACGGGCATATCGGTTTGCCCTACATGAACGCCTTCGGCTCCAATGGCAAGCGCAACATCGACACGGTCGTCGATAATCAAAGGCACCTTGTAACGCGCAGTAATCTCGTGCACGTTTGCGGCTAGTTCCAAATATTCTCTCGTCGATTTATTCTTTTCGCGGAGCTGGATTATCGTTGCCCCGCCCTTGCACGCGGCTTCTACCGAAGGCAGAAATTTTTCTGCACTCACCGAAGAACTATCCGTAATAAAGTAAAGAGTCGTGTCTAACATTTTTCGTCTCAAAAAGAATGGCAATTTTTCTCGGTTTAAACATACAAGTAATCGTTGAGCACGGGCTGTAATCCCTCGCCGCTAATGTCTTTGTACATCGTGTTAAAGCTGCGCGAATCGCTGATTTCAAATTGCTCATCGCCTTCGTTTGCGGTGTCAGCAGCTTGCGCTTCGGCAGGTGTCGAAGCATTCGCCGAGGAAGAAACTTTGCTCGCGTTTCCCTTTGCCATCGCAGCATTTTCTTCAGCTGTGCGCGGTTTACAATCTTCCTCTTTGTATTTGCTTTCGTGATCACCAATTCCGGTAGAAACTCCTGCCGAAATTTTGGTGGCGCAAATTTTTACGATACCGTTGCGGAATTCTTTGGTTTCGCGACTCGAAACGGTAATCCCCACAAACGGCATGAAAATTCGGTAAGCGCAAAGCACTTGGCAAAGTTCTTTTTCGTGAACATCGAGCGGATTAATTTTATCGTTATTCACAATCGGGCGAAGGCGCGGACACGAAAGACTCATTTCGGCGTGCGGATATTTCTTTTGCAAATAATATACGTGCAACGCACTCGCGAGAGCATCCTTACGAAAATCCGAGAGGCCGAGCAAAGCCGAGAAACCGCAGCCACGCATGCCGCCCATGAGGGCGCGTTCCTGCGAATCAAAACGATACGGATAAATTCGCTTGTGACCGAGCAGGTGAAGTTGTTCGTAGCGGATTTTGTCATAGGTTTCTTGGAAGACGGTCACATAATCCACGCCGCATTCATGAAGATATTTGTATTCGTCCGTGTTCATCGGGTAAACTTCGACGCCCACCATGCGGAAATATTTATGGGCTAATTTACAAGCTTCTCCGATATATTCGACGCTGCTTTTCGCGCGGCTTTCACCCGTTAGCAAAAGGATTTCTTCCATGCCGCTATCTGCGATGACTTTCATCTCGTGTTCCACTTGTTCCATCGAAAGCTGCATCCGCTTGATATGATTGTAACAGTTGAAACCGCAATAGATGCAGTAATTTTCGCAGTAATTCGCAATGTAAATCGGCGTAAAGAAATAGACGCTGTTGCCAAAATGTTTGCCCGTTTCGATTTTCGCCTTTTGCGCCATTTCTTCGAGGAATGGAGCCGCCGCGGGCGAAAGCAACGCCTTAAAATCTTCGACGCTACACGTATTATGTTCTAATGCACGCTTCACATCGGCTGCGGAATATTTTGAATAATCGTAATTATCGACCTGAGCCATCACCCGATTATAAACATCGGATTTGATGACTTCCATTCCCTTCATGTATTCCATGAAATTTGTTCGTGAACTCGGGTCATTTTCTAGACGGTGTTTGCGTTCGAGTGCCGCTGGGGAAAGCGTTTCGGAATCAATAAAATAGCGTTCGTCGTGATAATCTTTCATAATGATTTGAATGAATTAAAATTTTTCAGTTTTACGATTTTAATCTCTCAAAAATCCGGTAAGCGGATCGCTTGCACTCGCACCGCGCACAAGTACGCGGCCAAGGCCTGCTAAGTAAGCTTCTCGGCCCGATTCAATTGCCTTTTTGAAAGCCGTCGCCATCCGCGTCAAATCGCCCGCGGTCGCAAGCGCTGTATTCGCCATGACCGCAGCCGCACCCATTTCCATCGCGGCGCAAGCTTCGGACGGTTTACCGATACCCGCGTCCACGATAATCGGGAGCTCAATTTCGTCGATGAGAATTTGGATAAAATCCTTCGTCGAAAGTCCGCGATTCGAACCGATTGGCGACGCAAGCGGCATCACCGCAGCCGCTCCGGCGTTCACCAAATCGCGGGCGATGTTCAAATCCGGATACATATACGGCATCACGACAAATCCTTCTTTCGCTAAGATCTCGGTCGCTTTTACCGTTTCGTAATTATCGGGAAGCAGATACTTTGTATCGCGCATAATTTCAATTTTCACAAAGTCGCCGCAGCCAAGTTCACGGGCGAGGCGCGCAATGCGAACGGCTTCGTCGGCGTTGCGAGCGCCCGAAGTATTCGGAAGGAGCGTCGCACTTTTCGGAATGTAATCGAGAATATTTTCGTGTTCCTTGGTATTTGCGCGGCGAACGGCGCAAGTGATGATTTCAGCGCCAGCGTACTGCACCGCAGCTTCAATGAGCTTGAGCGAATACTTGCCCGAGCCCAAAATAAAGCGGGAATGAAGTTCGTGTCCGCCGATAAAAAGCGGGTCGTTTTTCAAGTTTTCATTTTCCATTTTTAATGTCCTTTTTTATTAAATGCTAGATCCTACCCCAAAGGGCTTAATTCAACTAAGGAACTAAAGTTCCAAGTTTCATATATCGCTACGCTCAGGATGACACGTTGAGCTGTCTAGACGACTCCTTGAGCTGTCTGGATGACATCATAGGGCCACTCGACAGCGTTTCTGTTTCAAATCCACAAATGATTCGGATGGTGGTGATCGCCTGATGCGCTGCGCAAAGCATGACTCGCGGGGCAATGAGTCCAATGCCTGCATTTACATCGCTTTTTCCGTCTCCGCATAAAAAAAATTTTTTTGAAATGCGTCGCGTCGTAATTTCATTTGCTTCGCCAAAGCCCGCCATTCCAGAAGCTGCCACCAAAAACTGTTGCTTGTCCAAATTTCCTTGACTGGCAAGTTCTGCGTTGCGCTCGAGGATTGCGTTCACAAGCATTGCTTTGGCTTCGGGATTATCAAAAGCTTCGCAGACAACATTTGCCTGCCCGATGAGCGTTTCCACATTTTCGGGAATCATCCGTTCCGTATGCGATTCAATTTCTAAGTAAGGCGCAATTTCTTTTAAGTTTTCGGCAAGGGCAATCGACTTTTCCTCGCCGACTTGAGAAACTTTATATTGTTGGCGGTGCAAATTCGTCACATCGACCGTATCGAAATCGATGAGAATCAATTTGCCCACTCCCGCTCGTGCAAGAGAAATCGCAATGTTCGAACCAAGCCCGCCGAGCCCGCAAACGGCGACCGTCGCCGCTTGAAGTTTCGCCACGTTTTCTTTCCCTTGCCGCTCGACAAGAGCTGCAAGCATCTGTTCTCGCGAGATTTTACAAGAAGACATTAGCCGCCTCCCATAAAGCTCACAATTTCAAGATTATCCCCATCCGAAAGAAGCGTTTCCGCGTATTTTTATTTTGGTACGATTTCGTAATTGCGTTCGACAGCAATCCGTTTGCAATCGTAATCCGTAGTCTTCAGATATTCTGCGACGGACTTGCCTGCAAAAGACTTTCCGTCGGCTTCAATATCAACACCATTTACCTTTATCACGTTACCTCCGTTGGCATTATCCAAATCAGGTTCGGTCGAAGTTTTCAACTTCCTCTCAGCCGGTTACACCAGCTCCCGTGTGAAATAAATTTAGAAAATTAGAAATGAGGGGTGAGTGCGCACGGCTTCGCCTTCGGCGAGTTAGGAATGTTAAGGCGACTTCGCTGCGGCAAGGCTTTTAACATGTCAAATTCGTTCTTGCAACGCTGCGGGAAGGCTTTTTAAATGAGAAATGTAGATGATGGCGCGCCGGGGTTTTGAGAACTTAGAGCTGAGAGCTTTGATCTTAGAAAACTCTAAGCTCTAAGATCTTGCATTACCGCGGGAACTCATTTTTAAAACTTTTTGGCTTAATGTGAACTGCTAGATCCGTTCACTTCACCTTCGGCTCCGTTCAGGATGACACGGCGGTTGTGCCTACGGCTTCACTCAGAATGACTTAGAGTTTGTCATCCCTTCGCAATGCCCTGCGTGTATAGAAGTAAAACCATATTTTTAGGCTACTTGAGCAAAAATCCAGTCGCCCAAATAAACGGAGCTGATACAACAGAAGAAATTGAATGGAGAAAGGAATGATGCTTTATCAATTCTGAATGGATTTCACTTCCACTTTCGCGATGTATTTTCCTTTTGCCATTTCTCCGATTTTCATATCTAAATTCGTAATTCCTGCGTGGACATTGCCCGTAAATTTTTTCACGATGCGACCTTGCAAATCGAGCACATAGACTTTGGCAAAGCCTGCGCGCGGGCTAAATAATTCGCCAGTTCTTAAATTGAATTGCGCTTGATTTTCAAAATGTAAATTGCGCACAAAAATTCCTGTCGTCGTATCCACTTCAGTCGTATCAATCGTTGCGGTATCAATAATCGCTGTATCGATTTTAGATGAATCGTTCACCACTAAAATGGCTTCACGGCTGATGTTTTCTATCGCTCCGACCGTTTTCACTTTATAGGTAAAAGTTCCCGCTTGCGTTGGCGTTCCCGAAATGTAAATTTTCGATTCGCTCACTTTGGTAAGCGTATCAATGCCCGCGGGCATTCCCGAAATTTTTACGCCCGAGCATCCGCTAAATGCATACGCAAAAGGCACAATCGATTCGCCCAAAGTAATCGTTTGATATTGCGAGCCTGCGCCATTTTTCACAATCGACGCTTGAACATTTGAGCTCGACGAAGTCGGCGCCGCTGACGATGAACTTTTTGCCGTTGAACTTGACGAAACCGGCGTAATATTCGAAGGTTCGACTAAGACTTCGATGCGTCCCGTATAATCCGAGCCGTCGTTTCCTTTGACGTTATACTTAAACGAAGCGAGTCCTGTAAAATTTGCCGCCGGTTTGAATTTTGCAACGCTTCCATTTTCTAATGTCACAGTTCCACTCTTCGCATCGCTCACTTGATAAGTCGGCGCTGCATCTTGGAATCCTTTTGTGATTTTTTTCAAATCAAATTTCACTTCGGAATTTTGAAGCACGCGCGTGTGCATGGCGCCAAGCCAGTTGATATATTTTTCAATTCTTAAATAGCCGTCCGATTCTTTTGTCGTCGCATCATCTTTGTTTGCATTATACCCCATCGCTTTTTCAAAATAATCAGGAATGCCATCTTTATCGGAATCGGTTTCTGCTTTTCCCGTAATCACTTCTCCCCAACCGTTATTCGTTTTGATTCCCATTGCAGAAACGCTTTTAACAAGAGCGCCCGCTTTCCCTAATGTGCTCGCTTGATACCAAATTAACGAATCGATATCGTCGTAAGGAAGCACGCCGCTTTGCGAATTCACATAGCGCCACGCCGTTTGCGCATTTAAAATCGGACAATTTTTCGTCACATCGCTCCAAGGTTCATTTAAGAGATTTCCGACTCCTTGATACCACGAAACTTTTGTGCCCGAGCCGTTTAATTTTCCGTCGCGGTTGTTGTCGACCATGTTTCCGCTTTCGTAAATGCTCTGATTTTTATCGACTTGAAACCAAGTGTTTGAACCTTTCGGACCGTAGACAAAATAATTGTTGATAATATCGTGTTTGAATTTTGTGCTCGTGTGCGTCGTGTAGCCCGCTTCGTAATTGTAATGCACGTTGTTCACAAAAATATCGTTGATTTTATCGAGCGGATTTCGGTTGTGCGTATTGATGAAAGCGTTATAATACCACGCCCAAGTGCCATCGACCGATTCGATATGCGCGCCGAATTGCTGACCGATTGGATTTGCAATTAAAGAATTTTGAACCGTGATTCCTGTGATTCTGTAATTGGCGTTATCCGATGAACCGCCGAAATTATTCCACGGCGCAAGTTCTACGGAACAGTGATCGATGATTACATTTTTAGAATCGTAAAGATTCAACGCATCATCTTTTGTGGACGCTGTATTTTCTCCGGGGCGAATGCGCAAATAACGAATGATAATGTTGGATTGTTTTCCCGTTGAAAGTTTTCCGCCGTGAATCGCAATGCCTTCGCCCGGAGCGGTTTGTCCCGCAATGGTGATATTGCTTTTAATGGAAACCGCCGTTTTCAAATTGATAATTCCCGAGACATCAAAGACGACGATGCGATTACTTTGCGAAACCGCATCGCGAAAAGAGCCCGCGCCCGAATCATTTAAATTGGTCACATGATAAACTTTTCCATTGCGTCCTCCGGTAACATTTGCACCAAAGCCCAACGCCTCGGGAAAAGCGAGCGGTTCTGCGCCCGCATTCGTCAAGCCCAAAATGGAAAAACAAAGTACAGCCGATAAATTTTTCAAACAAAAACGCATAACCAATCCTTTTTGGAATAAATCTACTTTGCGTTTTTTCTTTTGACGAGAGCTGTTCGAGGAAAGAGTTGTCTATAGACTACGCGACACTTTGTGCCATTTCCAATTTTAAATTTTATCCATTTTCCGAATTTCGCCGGGGCGCAAATCGCCCAAAGTCCAATTTCCAATGCGAACGCGGATAAGGCGCAAAACTTCGATTTCAAATGTTTGCAAGATGCGACGAATTTCGCGATTTTTTCCTTCGTGTAAAATGACTGCAATCCAACAATTTTTTTCTCCGCGTCGTAAAATGCGAACTTTTTCCATGCGCATTTTTTCGGGAGAATTTCCAAAAATTCGCGGTGGCACAAGAACGCCTTTTTGCATTTGCGTCAATTCTTCTTCGGTCGGCTCACGAGAAATGCAAACGTGATATTCTTTTTCGAAATGCGTTTCGGGCGCAAGAATTTTGTCGGCGAATGCGGTATCGTTTGTAAAAAGCAGCAAGCCTTCGCTCGCTTTGTCCAATCGTCCAATCGGAAAAACATGCTGCTGCATTTTTCCTTCGAGTAAATCCATCACCGTTTTGCGGCCTTTTTCATCGGACGCCGTCGTCACAATTCCTCGCGGTTTATTCATCGCAAAATAAACGAATGCCGTTTCTAAAACGAGTTTTCCATCGACTGCGATTTTTGCATTTTTTGCGGTCGGCGTTTCGGGATTCCTAACAATTTTTCCGTTGAGTGAAACGCGACCATTTCGCACAAGTGCTTCGGCTTGCGAGCGGGAACAATATCCGCGTTTATTTAAAACGCGTGCGATGCCAAAAAATTTTTCCATTTGAATTCCGTTTTTAATTTAGACAATTCTTTGCGAACAAATGAAAATGTTCCTAAAATTCATTCTCTTTTGAAATGCATTTTTCCAATTCGATTTTTCTTTTTTAAAATTGAAGAGAACTTAAAAATTGGAGATCCGATGAAAAAAATTCTTCTCGCATTACTCGCTCTTTTCTGCGTTAACGCTTTTGCTGCGTCACCCGCTTACGAAACCATTTCGTGGGATAAAGCAATCGAAATGAAAAAGAAAAATAAAACCGCATTATTTGTAGATGTGCGGACACCGGGCGAAGTTTCGCAAGGAACTGTTGCGGGTTCGATTAACATTCCTCTTCAACAAATTCAAGAACGCTTCGGCGAACTTCCCAAAGATAAAATCCTTCTCGTTTTTTGCCGCAGCGGAAAACGCAGCCAAGCGGCTTCGGAATTTTTAACGGCGCAAGGTTACACGAAAATTTATAATGTCGACGGCGGATTTTTAGCAGCGCCGCCAGCGGCTGCATTTAAGTAAGAAAAAATTTTTGTTCCGATTTTCACCCGTTCTTCTGCGATGTAGAGGAGCGGGCTTTTTTGTATTTCGGGGCGCAAGCGCACAAAATCTTTTTCGGTGATGACGATGATTTGCCCGCGAGAAATTTCTTGTAAAATGTTCGCTTCGTAATTTTTCGCATGATCGGGAAGAAAACGAAAATGCGAAACGCGAGCTCCAAAATTTTTAACATCGCGCACAAAACGTTCGGGATTTCCAATTCCCACAACGACAGCACATTCCGCATTTTGCGGCAAACTTTCGCCCTTTGCGTTCTGAATTTTTTCGATGAAAAATTGCACGCATTCGTCTTCGGTAATTTTTGATTTTTCTGCGGCAGAAATTTTTTCAGAACAAATAATTTGCTTCGTCAATTTTCCTAGCGGATGATCTTTTTCAAGGCTCACGCATTTGCCCGCGGGAATTAAATCGCTGATTTTTTTGGCGCATTCATTCCAGCGTAAAATGAAAATATTTGCGCCGACAAATCGCGAATCTTCTAAACCGCCGTCCGAAAGAATGACGTCGAATTTTCCGTCGATTTTTTGGGCGACTGCATAACGGTTCTGCGTTTTGAAAAGAGAAACTGCGGGAACTTTTTTTGCGATGAGCTTGCATTCGTCCCAAGCGGCGCTGTGGCAAAGAATTGCCACGCGGAGTCCCTCCGCGGAAAAACGCTTCGCAAGTTCAATGGTAAGTGGCGTTTTTCCAGCGCCGCCCGCAAGAAATGACCCGAGAATTATCACGGGACTTTTCAGCGCTTCTTTCGGGCGGTAAATCGTTTTGCGCAAAAGCAGATAGCCTGTGCGATATAAACACGCAAACGCAAATTTTAACGGGAAAAATTTCACCGCATTAAATTAGAAATTCCATTTTTTGGATTCTTAAAACGAAAATGGAAAATCAAAAAATTTTCTGGACCTTTCTTTTTTTACTTTTTAATCAAAACTTTTTCAAAGGTAAAACTATGCGCATTCTCGTGTTAAACTGCGGAAGTTCTTCCGTCAAATTTGCCGTCATTGATACGGAAAAGAAAGAATCTCTTTCGAATGGTCTTGTTGAAAATATCGGTGTCAACGGACACTTTAAAGCAAAAGGCCCCGAAGGCAAAGCGGAATTTCATTTCGATTGCCCGACTCACAAAGAAGCTGTGATCGAAGTGCAAAAATTTCTCACTTCGCAGAAACTCATCAACACCATCGAAGCGGTCGGTCACCGCGTCGTTCATGGCGGAAAATACATTAAGTCGGAACCGGTGACGCAAGAACTCATCGATTACATCCGCAGCATTATTTTGTTTGCGCCGCAACACGAAGGCGCTCACGCGACAGGAATGGAAGTCGCCAAAGAAATTTTCCCGACTCTTCCGCAGCTCGCTGTTTTCGATACCGCATTCCATCAGACGATGCCGCGCAAAGCTTTCCTCTACGGCATTCCGTATTCCTATTACGAGAAATATCAAATTCGCCGTTACGGATTCCACGGAACTTCGCACCGTTATGTCAGCGCCGAAGCCGCTCGCATTTTAGGAAAGAAGCCCGAAGAATTGAATTTGATTACTGCGCATCTCGGCAACGGAAGTTCTTGTGCCGCAATTCATGCGGGCAAATGCGTTGACACGACGATGGGATTTACTCCGCTCGATGGCCTTGTCATGGGAACTCGTTCGGGTTCTGTTGATCCGGCGATTCTTTTCTTCTTGAACAAAAAACTCGGATTTGATATCGATCGTTTGAATCAACTCGTGAACAAAGAAAGCGGACTTCTCGGACTTTCGGGATTAAGCAATGATATGCGCACGATTACGCAGAAAGCTGCCGAAGGTCATCA
It encodes:
- the thiE gene encoding thiamine phosphate synthase, producing the protein MLDTTLYFITDSSSVSAEKFLPSVEAACKGGATIIQLREKNKSTREYLELAANVHEITARYKVPLIIDDRVDVALAIGAEGVHVGQTDMPVAMARKLMGPNKIVGATTKTVPQALEAYKQGADYLGVGAIYPTTTKVVTILTSVETLKEIVKAVPIPVNAIGGLNKENIGVLRGTGIAGICAVSAIQKSSDPEAAARELKAAFLAL
- the thiH gene encoding 2-iminoacetate synthase ThiH, which codes for MKDYHDERYFIDSETLSPAALERKHRLENDPSSRTNFMEYMKGMEVIKSDVYNRVMAQVDNYDYSKYSAADVKRALEHNTCSVEDFKALLSPAAAPFLEEMAQKAKIETGKHFGNSVYFFTPIYIANYCENYCIYCGFNCYNHIKRMQLSMEQVEHEMKVIADSGMEEILLLTGESRAKSSVEYIGEACKLAHKYFRMVGVEVYPMNTDEYKYLHECGVDYVTVFQETYDKIRYEQLHLLGHKRIYPYRFDSQERALMGGMRGCGFSALLGLSDFRKDALASALHVYYLQKKYPHAEMSLSCPRLRPIVNNDKINPLDVHEKELCQVLCAYRIFMPFVGITVSSRETKEFRNGIVKICATKISAGVSTGIGDHESKYKEEDCKPRTAEENAAMAKGNASKVSSSANASTPAEAQAADTANEGDEQFEISDSRSFNTMYKDISGEGLQPVLNDYLYV
- a CDS encoding thiazole synthase — protein: MENENLKNDPLFIGGHELHSRFILGSGKYSLKLIEAAVQYAGAEIITCAVRRANTKEHENILDYIPKSATLLPNTSGARNADEAVRIARLARELGCGDFVKIEIMRDTKYLLPDNYETVKATEILAKEGFVVMPYMYPDLNIARDLVNAGAAAVMPLASPIGSNRGLSTKDFIQILIDEIELPIIVDAGIGKPSEACAAMEMGAAAVMANTALATAGDLTRMATAFKKAIESGREAYLAGLGRVLVRGASASDPLTGFLRD
- the thiF gene encoding thiamine biosynthesis protein ThiF, which codes for MSSCKISREQMLAALVERQGKENVAKLQAATVAVCGLGGLGSNIAISLARAGVGKLILIDFDTVDVTNLHRQQYKVSQVGEEKSIALAENLKEIAPYLEIESHTERMIPENVETLIGQANVVCEAFDNPEAKAMLVNAILERNAELASQGNLDKQQFLVAASGMAGFGEANEITTRRISKKFFLCGDGKSDVNAGIGLIAPRVMLCAAHQAITTIRIICGFETETLSSGPMMSSRQLKESSRQLNVSS
- the thiS gene encoding sulfur carrier protein ThiS, encoding MIKVNGVDIEADGKSFAGKSVAEYLKTTDYDCKRIAVERNYEIVPK
- a CDS encoding Ig-like domain-containing protein; translation: MRFCLKNLSAVLCFSILGLTNAGAEPLAFPEALGFGANVTGGRNGKVYHVTNLNDSGAGSFRDAVSQSNRIVVFDVSGIINLKTAVSIKSNITIAGQTAPGEGIAIHGGKLSTGKQSNIIIRYLRIRPGENTASTKDDALNLYDSKNVIIDHCSVELAPWNNFGGSSDNANYRITGITVQNSLIANPIGQQFGAHIESVDGTWAWYYNAFINTHNRNPLDKINDIFVNNVHYNYEAGYTTHTSTKFKHDIINNYFVYGPKGSNTWFQVDKNQSIYESGNMVDNNRDGKLNGSGTKVSWYQGVGNLLNEPWSDVTKNCPILNAQTAWRYVNSQSGVLPYDDIDSLIWYQASTLGKAGALVKSVSAMGIKTNNGWGEVITGKAETDSDKDGIPDYFEKAMGYNANKDDATTKESDGYLRIEKYINWLGAMHTRVLQNSEVKFDLKKITKGFQDAAPTYQVSDAKSGTVTLENGSVAKFKPAANFTGLASFKYNVKGNDGSDYTGRIEVLVEPSNITPVSSSSTAKSSSSAAPTSSSSNVQASIVKNGAGSQYQTITLGESIVPFAYAFSGCSGVKISGMPAGIDTLTKVSESKIYISGTPTQAGTFTYKVKTVGAIENISREAILVVNDSSKIDTAIIDTATIDTTEVDTTTGIFVRNLHFENQAQFNLRTGELFSPRAGFAKVYVLDLQGRIVKKFTGNVHAGITNLDMKIGEMAKGKYIAKVEVKSIQN
- a CDS encoding pseudouridine synthase translates to MEKFFGIARVLNKRGYCSRSQAEALVRNGRVSLNGKIVRNPETPTAKNAKIAVDGKLVLETAFVYFAMNKPRGIVTTASDEKGRKTVMDLLEGKMQQHVFPIGRLDKASEGLLLFTNDTAFADKILAPETHFEKEYHVCISREPTEEELTQMQKGVLVPPRIFGNSPEKMRMEKVRILRRGEKNCWIAVILHEGKNREIRRILQTFEIEVLRLIRVRIGNWTLGDLRPGEIRKMDKI
- a CDS encoding rhodanese-like domain-containing protein, whose translation is MKKILLALLALFCVNAFAASPAYETISWDKAIEMKKKNKTALFVDVRTPGEVSQGTVAGSINIPLQQIQERFGELPKDKILLVFCRSGKRSQAASEFLTAQGYTKIYNVDGGFLAAPPAAAFK
- a CDS encoding tetraacyldisaccharide 4'-kinase; this encodes MKFFPLKFAFACLYRTGYLLLRKTIYRPKEALKSPVIILGSFLAGGAGKTPLTIELAKRFSAEGLRVAILCHSAAWDECKLIAKKVPAVSLFKTQNRYAVAQKIDGKFDVILSDGGLEDSRFVGANIFILRWNECAKKISDLIPAGKCVSLEKDHPLGKLTKQIICSEKISAAEKSKITEDECVQFFIEKIQNAKGESLPQNAECAVVVGIGNPERFVRDVKNFGARVSHFRFLPDHAKNYEANILQEISRGQIIVITEKDFVRLRPEIQKSPLLYIAEERVKIGTKIFSYLNAAAGGAAKNPPSTL
- a CDS encoding acetate/propionate family kinase, encoding MRILVLNCGSSSVKFAVIDTEKKESLSNGLVENIGVNGHFKAKGPEGKAEFHFDCPTHKEAVIEVQKFLTSQKLINTIEAVGHRVVHGGKYIKSEPVTQELIDYIRSIILFAPQHEGAHATGMEVAKEIFPTLPQLAVFDTAFHQTMPRKAFLYGIPYSYYEKYQIRRYGFHGTSHRYVSAEAARILGKKPEELNLITAHLGNGSSCAAIHAGKCVDTTMGFTPLDGLVMGTRSGSVDPAILFFLNKKLGFDIDRLNQLVNKESGLLGLSGLSNDMRTITQKAAEGHQGAQIALEVFCYKLAREIGGLTMALPRLDALVFTGGIGENSRVVREITLENLAILGFKMDAKRNEDNGENSNHIITVEGSKPLAMVVPTNEELLIALDTAEYAKSVK